A section of the Cuniculiplasma divulgatum genome encodes:
- a CDS encoding MarC family protein, with protein sequence MSSPLLDFVSIFVRLFVVIDPFGSLVLFVAMTGTTDTKTRRTITNDAVVYGGLILLFFAILGSYILSFFGISIEALEIAGGLILLIMGIEMVREGDRPKSMGGGQVQEDIGIVPFATPFIAGPGAISLVIILMKGAVFTNPLNDLFTIVALALVMLIIYIFFTFSSRITRVLGDKVLKALTRIFGLLVAGFAIQYFINAIIALGVIH encoded by the coding sequence TTGAGTTCACCGTTACTTGATTTTGTTAGCATATTCGTGAGGCTGTTCGTGGTCATTGATCCCTTTGGATCACTTGTCCTCTTTGTGGCAATGACAGGCACAACCGATACGAAAACCAGGCGGACCATAACCAATGATGCTGTGGTCTACGGCGGCCTCATCCTGCTCTTCTTCGCCATACTGGGATCATACATCCTGAGCTTCTTCGGCATATCCATTGAGGCCCTTGAGATAGCTGGCGGGCTCATACTGTTAATCATGGGTATTGAGATGGTGAGGGAGGGGGACAGGCCGAAATCAATGGGTGGAGGACAGGTCCAGGAGGATATAGGGATCGTTCCATTTGCCACTCCATTCATAGCCGGCCCCGGTGCCATATCACTGGTCATCATACTCATGAAGGGAGCAGTTTTCACCAATCCGCTGAATGACCTCTTCACCATTGTGGCGCTTGCACTGGTGATGCTCATAATTTACATATTCTTCACATTCTCGTCCAGGATAACCAGGGTCCTTGGTGACAAGGTTCTGAAGGCCCTGACAAGGATATTTGGATTGCTGGTGGCGGGCTTTGCCATACAGTACTTCATAAATGCCATAATAGCACTTGGCGTCATACACTGA
- a CDS encoding sulfite exporter TauE/SafE family protein, producing MIITIIQYLYSVISGVLVGFSLGLIGGGGSILAIPLLLYFVGINDPHVVIGTTALAVGINSYINSISHWRRHNINLRVGLIFSVMGVIGVLIGTTLGLLTKGNLLLFLFSFMMMGIGLYIFLTKCRKANEDVSGQTKVEKSSDAKVSSFGVLAGFASGFFGIGGGFLIVPSILYSSNLNMNRAVGTSLLAVGTFGMVTAIRYGIAGQIIIPIAVLYVVGGIFGGMAGARISSGMNKTLLRKIFAVIIVVVGIYMAIQNLSAI from the coding sequence ATGATAATCACAATTATTCAATATCTGTATTCCGTGATTTCCGGAGTGCTTGTGGGCTTTTCGCTCGGGCTCATCGGTGGTGGAGGATCAATCCTGGCAATACCGCTGCTCCTCTATTTTGTGGGCATTAATGATCCCCATGTGGTCATAGGCACAACCGCCCTTGCTGTTGGAATAAATTCATATATCAATTCCATAAGCCACTGGAGAAGGCACAACATAAATCTCAGGGTGGGCCTGATCTTCTCAGTTATGGGTGTCATCGGTGTACTCATAGGTACCACTCTGGGCCTGCTGACGAAGGGTAACCTTCTGCTGTTTCTGTTTTCGTTCATGATGATGGGAATAGGCCTGTACATATTCCTGACAAAGTGCAGGAAGGCGAATGAGGACGTTTCCGGCCAGACCAAGGTGGAGAAAAGCAGCGATGCAAAGGTGAGTTCTTTCGGCGTTCTGGCAGGCTTTGCATCAGGGTTTTTCGGTATAGGCGGCGGTTTCCTTATTGTACCATCAATACTCTATTCCTCCAACCTTAACATGAACAGGGCAGTTGGCACTTCCCTTCTGGCTGTTGGCACATTCGGGATGGTCACCGCCATAAGGTACGGCATAGCAGGTCAGATAATCATACCCATCGCAGTTCTGTATGTGGTGGGAGGCATATTCGGAGGCATGGCAGGAGCAAGGATATCATCAGGAATGAACAAGACCCTCCTGAGGAAAATATTCGCAGTGATAATTGTGGTGGTTGGCATATACATGGCAATACAGAACCTCTCGGCAATCTGA